Proteins encoded in a region of the Takifugu flavidus isolate HTHZ2018 chromosome 8, ASM371156v2, whole genome shotgun sequence genome:
- the pgd gene encoding 6-phosphogluconate dehydrogenase, decarboxylating, which yields MAEADIALIGLAVMGQNLIMNMNDHGFVVCAYNRTVSKVHDFLKNEAKGSKVIGAESLEDMVSKLKKPRRIILLVKAGQAVDDFIDKLVPLLEAGDIIIDGGNSEYRDTTRRCKSLKEKGLLFVGSGVSGGEEGARYGPSLMPGGHKEAWPHIKDIFQSIAAKVGTGEPCCDWVGDEGAGHFVKMVHNGIEYGDMQLICEAYHLMKDVLEMNHDEMAQAFDDWNKTELDSFLIEITANILKYRDSDNTHLLPKIRDSAGQKGTGKWTAISALEYGTPVTLIGEAVFARCLSSLKEERVEASRSLSGPQGVKFSGDKAAFLEDIRKALYASKIISYAQGFMLLRQAAKEFSWSLNYGAIALMWRGGCIIRSVFLGKIKEAFDRDGELQNLLLDSFFSQAVQDCQASWRRTVSTGVQHGIPMPCFTTALSFYDGYRHEKLPANLLQAQRDYFGAHTYELLSNPGKFIHTNWTGHGGNVSSSSYNA from the exons ATGGCTGA AGCAGACATCGCACTGATTGGTTTGGCTGTCATGGGCCAGAACCTCATCATGAACATGAATGACCACGGCTTTGTG GTCTGTGCCTACAATCGAACCGTGTCCAAGGTGCACGACTTCCTGAAGAATGAGGCGAAGGGTTCCAAAGTGATCGGAGCCGAATCTCTGGAGGACATGGTGTCCAAGCTGAAGAAGCCCAGGAGGATCATCCTGCTGGTCAAAGCCGGCCAGGCGGTGGATGACTTCATTGATAAACTG GTTCCTCTACTCGAGGCCGGGGATATCATCATCGATGGTGGCAACTCTGAGTACAGAGATACAACA CGGCGCTGTAAGAGTCTGAAAGAGAAAGGGTTGCTGTTTGTTGGCAGCGGAGTCAGTGGCGGAGAAGAAGGGGCACGTTATGGACCCTCCCTCATGCCAGGAGGACACAAGGAGGCCTG GCCGCACATCAAAGACATCTTTCAGAGCATCGCGGCCAAGGTTGGAACGGGAGAGCCTTGTTGTGATTGG GTCGGAGACGAGGGCGCCGGGCATTTTGTGAAAATGGTCCACAATGGCATTGAGTACGGCGACATGCAGCTGATTTGTGAGGCGTATCACCTGATGAAGGACGTCCTGGAAATGAACCACGATGAGATGGCACAG GCTTTTGACGACTGGAACAAGACAGAGTTGGACTCCTTCCTGATTGAGATCACGGCGAACATCCTCAAGTACAGGGACTCTGataacacacacctgctgcccaAGATCCGCGACAGCGCCGGGCAGAAAGGCACGGGGAAGTGGACGGCCATTTCAGCCCTGGAGTACGGCACACCCGTCACCCTGATCG GGGAGGCCGTCTTCGCCAGATGTCTGTCCTCTCTCAAGGAGGAGCGAGTGGAGGCCAGCCGCAGCCTTTCAGGGCCGCAGGGGGTCAAATTCAGCGGCGACAAGGCTGCGTTCCTGGAGGACATCAGAAAG GCTCTCTACGCATCCAAGATCATTTCCTACGCGCAGGGATTCATGCTGCTGCGCCAGGCGGCCAAAGAGTTCAGCTGGTCCCTCAACTACGGCGCCATCGCTCTGATGTGGAGGGGAGGCTGCATCATCCGAAG CGTCTTCCTGGGTAAGATCAAAGAGGCGTTCGACAGAGACGGCGAGctgcagaacctgctgctggacagctTCTTCAGCCAGGCTGTGCAGGACTGTCAG GCGTCATGGCGCAGGACAGTGAGCACGGGCGTCCAGCACGGGATCCCCATGCCCTGTTTCACCACGGCGTTGTCCTTCTACGACGGTTACAGACACGAGAAGTTACCCGCTAACCTCCTCCAG GCACAGAGGGACTACTTTGGAGCGCACACGTACGAGCTGCTGTCAAACCCCGGAAAGTTCATCCACACCAACTGGACCGGCCACGGAGGaaacgtctcctcctcctcctacaaCGCATGA